Proteins from one Mycobacterium sp. HUMS_12744610 genomic window:
- a CDS encoding SCO6745 family protein → MPRDPELARRFFDRFEPVHAVTYFAPEARAALDGLGYRGFWMGYFAARSAPLGPVSPEVVTAIFYNFAHERVAKALPAAWEMAGPHDALRAREDSAVAALRRYGLSADENVAVAAEFAAKAARRAPLDARPLFAANRALPWPDDPLAALWHAATLLREQRGDAHVAVLAAAGVSGRESNVLHAAAGRIPRDVIAATRDYDEAAWRHHEQRLAERGLLDDDGALTDAGRDLKGRIEAATDTLSLSALEALGDDEVEALFRALTPIARTVVAAGDVPVVTPMALQRDDLHDDSAHLV, encoded by the coding sequence ATGCCCAGAGACCCGGAATTGGCGCGACGCTTCTTCGACCGTTTCGAGCCGGTGCACGCGGTGACGTACTTCGCGCCGGAGGCGCGGGCGGCGTTGGACGGGCTGGGTTACCGGGGGTTCTGGATGGGCTACTTCGCCGCCCGTTCGGCGCCGCTGGGCCCGGTGTCACCGGAGGTGGTGACCGCGATCTTCTACAACTTCGCCCACGAGCGGGTCGCCAAGGCGCTGCCGGCGGCCTGGGAGATGGCCGGCCCGCACGACGCGCTGCGCGCACGCGAGGACTCCGCCGTGGCGGCGCTGCGGCGCTACGGGCTGAGCGCGGACGAAAACGTCGCCGTGGCCGCGGAATTCGCAGCTAAGGCGGCGCGGCGGGCGCCGCTCGACGCGCGGCCGCTGTTCGCCGCGAACCGCGCCCTGCCGTGGCCGGACGACCCGCTGGCCGCGTTGTGGCACGCGGCCACGCTGCTGCGGGAGCAGCGCGGTGACGCGCACGTGGCGGTGCTGGCCGCCGCGGGTGTGTCCGGGCGCGAATCTAACGTGCTGCACGCGGCGGCCGGGAGGATCCCGCGCGACGTGATTGCCGCCACCCGCGACTACGACGAGGCGGCGTGGCGGCACCATGAACAGCGGCTGGCCGAGCGGGGCCTGCTCGACGACGACGGGGCGCTCACCGACGCAGGCCGGGATCTGAAAGGCCGCATCGAGGCGGCGACGGACACCCTGTCCCTCTCGGCGCTCGAGGCGCTCGGCGACGACGAGGTCGAAGCGCTGTTCCGGGCGCTCACCCCGATCGCGCGCACCGTGGTCGCCGCCGGGGACGTTCCCGTCGTCACCCCGATGGCTCTGCAGCGC